A portion of the Calliphora vicina chromosome 5, idCalVici1.1, whole genome shotgun sequence genome contains these proteins:
- the flz gene encoding serine protease filzig produces the protein MFNHECAQRNGEVVGACMDGFLFGACCQVPNNQQLENTLINDAQNSYYHQYQNQKLQQQETETNKIVSQAYESFAENSAQQQSLENSQAQDSGYGGALNNLYNLDRVEDNQQQDTSEQINTSSSTDGSTESVVSSTSVEIDSITQASTEAQTNSPREPPKINKHKDTVKVSSPPQAPQNDDFVLQLLNTPPPVEDNNVISFTTELPTRISSILTEQSSSESNSFEEEPAAVTNKPLAESEQHLHHIEAEQHDADQLFGGVTFTHSDITHPGADADLIEDDLQFSTGYGPQPVFVPAPPKPIESYDQDQANKHTSNLFDATTSSSSITTHVDSIETIIQQLNNNNSNPGPTYNVINHHEQQQQHQTSSYDNGLATATKRPIAYDEQDNTKYTSSLSYNEIEHNDKQTPANVYDQTSSSPSLSSSTAGESTTVNAVYADEFVLEDHTMPEVNYNDYQASKHPTSDFNKMPALGIAYPVDMSYMEEGANYESDQHQEQQQNNKHQQQQDTQTSYLDTKQQPIASYIGVVTSQSYNSQPLPNEVVVSSYTTKVEENAEVSTEYKPIITTNQVTTTSYKTTTKPVKHTVSSTAYTNRPTLVTKRPNYKKPTKASNQRPTTNSHSTTNSITTQHHYSTTPIETKTPSPIEPLYSKPTSSYNHVVQQDYIISSAPTAKPIVTRKPTKKHTPKPASTSYITAPTTPRPVVTPQFQYDQEVPVIQADDKLDSFVHSTAESLASATPTQETLSYDPPVFVSAGSQVHNQRPQYNVHKKPTFVKVQATQRPHASKPSNLQTTASTYIIAQQTTPLTGYGSTSFVYNSLVTRRPDFADSTAGDYMGISTVNSNDFDDPGYHGSPVQAKPGKPSYVTGSTEAVYQVPSDDKPAFPGYYGPTPTYPAFPVPGEKLDSPIDEDIYTAPNNDFINFPPVRNPNLNMSATSSAVTSDLELSTPAFVEDTVLKNKMNTLVHKIVESLQGNFEALADMIDDNNNTLAVQTYQASPIASTAVTKKPTRKPVTRITTVKPKATTKKPITKVSTKAPIKKPATTRKPETTTKRQVVRRTTTTTRRPATKKPTRKPTTTTKAPLEDELVDEEDEEDVNPSDNEIVEEEGYGASASGRKIQCGMRPHVKSGRIVGGKGANFGAYPWQVLVRESTWLGLFTKNKCGGVLITSRYVITAAHCQPGFLASLVAVMGEFDISGDLESKRAVTKNVKRVIVHRQYDPATFENDIALLELESPVTFDTHIVPICMPSDIADFTGRMATVTGWGRLKYGGGVPSVLQEVQVPVIENSVCQEMFHTAGHNKKILNSFLCAGYANGQKDSCEGDSGGPLVLQRADGRYELAGTVSHGIKCAAPYLPGVYMRTTFYKPWLRSITGVK, from the exons ATGTTCAATCATGAGTGTGCCCAACGCAATGGTGAAGTAGTGGGAGCTTGTATGGATGGTTTCTTATTTGGAGCCTGTTGTCAAGTGCCCAATAATCAGCAACTCGAAAATACCCTGATAAATGATGCCCAAAATTCCTACTACCATCaatatcaaaatcaaaaattacagCAACAGGAAACGGAAACCAATAAAATTGTTTCGCAGGCATATGAGTCATTTGCGGAAAATTCGGCTCAACAGCAATCGTTGGAAAATAGTCAGGCCCAAGATTCCGGTTATGGAGGAGCGCTTAATAATCTTTATAATCTGGATCGTGTTGAAGACAACCAGCAACAGGATACATCGGAGCAGATTAACACCAGTAGTAGTACTGATGGTTCTACCGAAAGTGTGGTTTCAAGTACCAGTGTGGAAATTGATTCCATTACTCAGGCCAGCACAGAGGCACAAACAAATTCGCCTCGGGAACCacccaaaataaataaacacaagGATACAGTTAAGGTTTCTTCACCCCCACAAGCTCCTCAAAATGATGATTTTGTTTTGCAACTCTTAAATACTCCGCCACCGGTTGAAGACAACAATGTCATTAGTTTTACCACTGAACTACCCACAAGGATTTCCAGCATTTTAACTGAACAAAGTAGTTCAGAATCCAATTCCTTCGAGGAAGAACCAGCGGCTGTAACTAATAAACCTTTA GCTGAATCTGAACAGCATCTGCATCATATCGAAGCAGAACAGCATGACGCAGACCAATTGTTTGGTGGAGTTACCTTTACGCACAGTGATATCACACATCCCGGAGCAGATGCTGATCTTATAGAAGATGATTTGCAATTCTCAACAGGTTATGGTCCCCAACCAGTATTTGTACCAGCTCCACCCAAGCCCATTGAATCTTATGATCAGGATCAGGCAAATAAACACACTTCAAATTTATTCGATGCCACTACATCCTCCTCCTCGATAACCACACATGTGGATTCCATCGAAACTATTATACAACAATTgaataataacaacagcaatCCCGGTCCAACCTACAATGTCATAAATCATCatgaacagcaacaacaacatcaaactTCCTCTTATGATAATGGCCTTGCAACTGCCACCAAGAGGCCAATTGCATATGATGAgcaagataatacaaaatacacatCCTCATTGTCCTACAACGAAATAGAACATAATGATAAGCAAACTCCTGCTAATGTATATGATCAAACCTCTTCCTCACCTTCCCTGTCATCATCAACAGCTGGCGAATCAACAACCGTTAATGCAGTTTATGCTGATGAGTTTGTTCTTGAAGATCACACCATGCCCGAAGTCAACTATAATGACTATCAAGCATCCAAACATCCTACAtccgattttaacaaaatgcCCGCACTTGGTATTGCTTACCCAGTAGATATGTCCTACATGGAGGAAGGAGCCAATTATGAGTCCGATCAGCATCAAGAACAACAGCAAAATAACAAGCACCAGCAACAACAAGATACCCAAACTTCATATTTGGATactaaacaaca ACCTATAGCTTCTTATATAGGAGTGGTAACCTCTCAAAGCTACAATTCACAGCCATTACCCAACGAAGTGGTCGTCTCTTCTTACACCACTAAAGTAGAGGAGAATGCCGAAGTGTCCACGGAGTATAAACCCATTATAACAACCAATCAAGTTACAACAACTTCTTATAAAACTACCACAAAGCCCGTCAAACACACTGTTAGCTCTACAGCTTACACAAACCGGCCAACGCTAGTGACCAAGAGACCGAATTACAAAAAACCTACTAAAGCCAGCAATCAACGTCCCACAACAAATTCACATTCAACCACAAACAGTATTACAACACAACATCATTACTCCACTACCCCCATCGAGACAAAGACACCCTCACCGATTGAACCGTTGTATTCCAAGCCCACGTCTTCGTACAATCACGTTGTTCAACAAGACTATATAATAAGCTCGGCTCCCACAGCAAAACCTATTGTCACGCGTAAACCAACGAAAAAGCACACGCCCAAACCTGCCTCAACTAGTTATATAACGGCACCTACAACACCACGACCAGTCGTTACGCCTCAATTTCAATACGATCAAGAGGTTCCAGTAATACAAGCCGATGATAAATTGGACTCCTTTGTCCACAGCACAGCCGAAAGTCTGGCTTCAGCCACACCAACTCAAGAAACATTGTCCTACGATCCACCGGTATTTGTTAGTGCAGGTTCGCAAGTTCACAATCAAAGACCTCAGTACAACGTACACAAGAAACCGACATTCGTCAAAGTTCAAGCCACCCAAAGACCACATGCGTCCAAGCCTAGCAATTTACAGACAACAGCCAGCACTTACATCATTGCTCAACAAACTACTCCTTTGACTGGTTACGGCAGCACTTCCTTTGTCTACAACTCTTTGGTAACCAGAAGACCGGACTTTGCTGATAGCACCGCTGGTGATTATATGGGCATTAGTACGGTCAATTCGAATGATTTCGATGACCCAGGCTACCATGGTTCTCCCGTTCAAGCTAAGCCCGGCAAACCCTCTTATGTGACCGGTTCTACTGAAGCTGTTTATCAAGTGCCCAGCGACGACAAACCTGCCTTCCCCGGCTACTATGGGCCAACACCTACTTATCCCGCCTTCCCAGTGCCTGGCGAAAAATTAGATTCACCCATTGATGAAGACATCTATACCGCACCCAACAATGACTTTATTAACTTCCCACCAGTGCGCAATCCCAATCTTAATATGTCGGCCACTTCTAGTGCTGTAACCAGCGACTTGGAACTTTCGACACCAGCCTTTGTGGAAGACActgtattgaaaaataaaatgaatactTTAGTACATAAGATTGTTGAATCGTTGCAAGGAAACTTTGAAGCCTTGGCCGATATGATAGACGATAACAACAATACTCTAGCCGTACAAACATATCAAGCTTCCCCCATAGCATCGACCGCAGTGACAAAGAAACCCACCCGCAAGCCAGTAACAAGAATAACTACAGTCAAACCTAAGGCCACCACCAAAAAGCCCATAACTAAAGTATCCACCAAGGCTCCTATCAAAAAACCCGCTACCACCAGAAAACCAGAGACAACCACTAAACGTCAAGTTGTAAGACGTACCACAACTACCACCAGAAGACCAGCTACCAAGAAACCAACACGTAAGCCAACTACAACCACAAAAGCGCCATTAGAAGATGAACTAGTCGATGAAGAAGACGAGGAAGACGTTAATCCCAGTGACAATGAAATTGTAGAAGAGGAAGGCTATGGCGCTAGTGCAAGTGGACGTAAAATAC AATGCGGCATGAGACCACACGTTAAGTCGGGACGTATTGTAGGTGGCAAAGGGGCCAATTTCGGCGCTTATCCATGGCAAGTATTAGTACGCGAATCCACTTGGTTGGGTCTGTTTACAAAGAACAAATGTGGTGGCGTGCTAATAACAAGTCGTTATGTCATCACAGCGGCTCATTGTCAACCAGG CTTTTTGGCTTCATTGGTTGCTGTTATGGGAGAATTTGACATATCGGGCGATTTGGAAAGTAAACGTGCTGTCACCAAAAATGTTAAACGTGTAATTGTTCATCGTCAATACGATCCGGCTACTTTTGAAAATGATATTGCTTTGTTGGAACTCGAAAGTCCGGTTACCTTTGATACACATATCG taCCCATTTGTATGCCTTCGGACATTGCTGACTTTACCGGACGCATGGCCACCGTTACTGGATGGGGTCGTTTGAAGTATGGCGGTGGTGTGCCATCTGTATTGCAAGAAGTGCAG GTTCCCGTCATCGAAAATAGTGTGTGCCAGGAAATGTTCCATACAGCAGGacataataagaaaattttgaattctttCTTGTGTGCTGGCTATGCCAACGGTCAAAAAGATTCATGTGAA GGTGACAGTGGTGGTCCTCTAGTGCTACAACGTGCCGATGGTCGCTACGAATTGGCCGGTACAGTATCGCATGGTATCAAATGTGCCGCTCCCTACTTACCCGGAGTCTATATGCGCACAACGTTCTATAAACCCTGGTTAAGAAGTATAACAGGAGTGAAATAG